One Candidatus Symbiobacter mobilis CR genomic window, TATTCCTTGCCATGCTCAAACACCCCGGACCGGCACCGGGGGCAGGCGCCCAGCGGCTCTTGCCCGGAAAAATCGACAGGCCCGAGCGTTGCCGAAGAGGTGCCGAAATCAAATTCGAGCCGGTAGTTGCGCGCCTCGTCGTCGTAGCGCAGCACCATCTCCGCAGCAAAGGGCAGGCCGGCTTTGGATCGGAATCCTTCGAGGGGGCCGATCCTGCGGTCATGCAAAAAGCGCTCGACCTCCTCGGCCTCGAACACCCGCCCTGCAGGCATCTTGCCGAAAGAAAAGCCGCAGCCCTCCCCTTGCCCATCCGGCCCTACGCAGGCATAGCGCCGGTAGTTTTCCTTGACGACACCACCACACTGGGGGCAAGGGGTGCGCAACGTCGCAAAGTTGCCGGGGACGGTGTTGCCGTCGTAGGACTTGGCTTTTTGCACCAGCCGCTGCGTCATATCCGCAATATCCGCCATGAAACGGTCACGGCTGAGCTTGCCCTGCTCCATCTGGTTGAGCTTGTATTCCCATTCGCCAGTCAGCTCGGGACGGGACAGTTCCTCGACCCCCAGCCCGCGCAGCAAGGTCATGAGCTGGAACGCCTTGGCGGTGGGGACAAGCTCGCGGCCATCACGCACCATGTAGCCTTCCTGTAGCAGCCCTTCGATGATGCTGGCGCGCGTGGCGGGAGTGCCGAGTCCCTTTTCCCGCATGGCTTCGCGCAGCCCTTCGTCGTCAATGAACTTGCCCGCGCCTTCCATCGCACCGAGCAGCGTTGCTTCCGTATAGCGGGCTGGGGGGCGGGTGGATAGCCCCTTGGCCTGCGCTTCGACGGTGGACGCGGATTCTCCGGGCCGCACGACGACGAGGCTCTGGGTCTTCTCATCGCGCACTTCGGTGGCGGCCTCTTTGCCGTAGATGGCCAGCCACCCCGGCTGCAACAGCACCTTGCCTTCGCTTTTGAAATGGTGCTCGGCCTGCGGGCAGGCGACGACGGAAATGCGCGTCGTCAACTGGTATTGCGCCGGAGGGAAAAACACCGCCAGAAAACGCCGCGCAACCAGGTCATAGAGCTTTTGTTCCGCTTCCGATAACGAGGTCGGCGCTTGCAGCGTAGGGATGATCGCGAAGTGGTCGCTGACCTTGGCATCGTCGAAGACGCGCTTCTGCATCCGCAGATACCCTTGGTCGATCGCCGTTTGGGCGTGGACTGCGAGGTGCGGCATCGCGCTTTGCGCAAGCATCGCGCACGTTTGCTGCACCACAGGCAGATAGTCTTGCGGCAGGGCGTGCGAGTCGGTACGCGGGTAGGTCAGCGCCTTGTGCCGTTCATACAGGCTTTGCGCCAAGGACAGCGTCGTCCGCGCAGAAAAGCCGAATTTGGCGTTGGCCTCGCGCTGCAGGGACGTCAGGTCGAAAAGCAAGGGGCTGGACTGCGTCGCCGGGCGGGTTTCCTCGCGAACGGTGGCCGGTTTGCCTTGCACCGCGCTGGCAATGGCGCGGGCGTCTGCCTCGTTCCAGAGCCGGTCTGCGCGCAATTCGGGGTCGGTATCCGCCGTAGCGCTCGTAGCGGCCGTGGCAGCGGCGGCATTGGCGGTGGCAGGGGCAGCAGCGGGCTTTTTCCATGCCGGGTCGAACCATTTGCCGGGATACACCCCGGCCTCGACGGCGAATTGCGCCTGCACTTCCCAGTAGTCGCGGCTGACGAAAGCGCGAATTTTTTCCTCGCGTTCGACGACGACGCTCAGCGTGGGCGTCTGCACCCGACCGACAGTCGTCAGAAAAAACCCGCCGTCGCGGGAATTGAACGCAGTCATCGCCCGCGTGCCGTTGATGCCGACCAGCCAATCTGCCTCGCTGCGGCAACGGGCGGCGTCGGCTAACGGGCGCATTTGCTCGTCGGTGCGCAGGGCATGAAAACCGTCCCGTATCGCCTGCGGCGTCATGCTCTGCAACCACAGGCGCGACACTGGTTTACCCAAGGGTTTGGAACCGGCTGCGTACTGCTCGATCAGGCGAAAGATCAGCTCCCCTTCCCGGCCCGCGTCGCAGGCATTGATAAGGTTGGTCACGTCCTTGCGCCGCGCCAGTTTCACCAGCGCAGACAGCCGCGTTTTCGTCTTCTCGACGGGTTTGAGGTCGAAATACGGCGGAATGACCGGAAGATGGGCAAAACTCCACTTGCCGCGCTTCACGTCGTATTCCTCCGGGGCATGGATTTCGAGCAAGTGCCCCACGGCGCTGGAGACGACGTAGCGGGCGTTTTCGTAGTACTCGTCGTGCTTCTCGAACTTGCCCGACTCAGGGGTCAGGGCGCGGACGATGTCTTGCGCTACCGAGGGTTTTTCTGCAATAACCAATGTTTTCATCTGACTAAGTATCATTTCTAGGACGTACGCAAAATTGTCCCAGCGAGGCAACCCCACGCAGACAGCACCAAGCAGTACGGAAAGTGGGTTGAACGACGCTGGGGCGGTTTTGTGTACGTCCTCATTTCCTCATTTCGACCCGTTTGAAAATCGGGCGGGCCGGTACGCCATAACGCCATCGTGGTGTACAAAAGCCTTGTACAGGAGCCTTGTACAAGAATTCACAAAAACTCACAAAAACTCATAACGCAGCCACAATACCCGATTGTGGACATTTTCCGGTTCGCGCCGTTGTGCCCCTGTTGGGACGTGCGGCGCGCTCCTCCCGCCACGCCGTGGTTTTCCCCCACCCAGGCGGCTGCAGGCCGCTCCCCCTGCCATGCATTCCACTTCCGCCGCGCCTTGGTCTTCCCCAGCCGTTGCCGAATCCCTGCGCCCATTGATTCCGGGCTTCGCCGTCGAAGTGGTCAGTGAGGTGGATTCGACCAATTCCGAGCTGATGCGCCGCGCTCGCGCAGGCAATACCCAGCCCACCGTGCTGATCGCCTGCCACCAAACCCAGGGCAAAGGGCGCCATGGCCGGCGCTGGTACGGCAGCACGCAGCCTGCTTGCGACCAAGGCCCCGGCAGCCTGACCTTTTCGGTCGGCGTAGCGCTGGCGCCACCTACGTGGCTGGGCTTTTCGCTGGCTGCGGGGTGGAGCGTCGCGCAAAGCCTGCACCCCGGCATCCTGCTGAAATGGCCCAATGACCTCTGGTGGGCGCGCCGCAAGCTCGCGGGCATCCTGGTGGAAACCGCCGACCTGCATCCACAACGCCCGGCCCGTTTTGTCGTCGTCGGCGTGGGCATCAACGTCATGGCTCCCTCCGCCGATGTTCCCCTGGATGCCGCGTCGCTGGATGAATTTCTGCCCGGCGTAGGCGCGTTGGACACGCTGCTGCGTACCGTCCCCGCGCTCATCGATACCCTGTATGCCTTCGAACGCGATGCCTTCGCTCCGTTCCGCGATCACTACCAATCTCGCGATGCGCTGGCCAATGCTGCGGTCACGCTCGAAGACGGTACGACTGGCGTGGCGCTGGGTGTCGATGCAGACGGCGCGCTGCAAGTGCGTACAGAACGGGGCATGCTGCGGATGACGAGCGAGGAAGTCCGCGTGCATCCCCCAGCCAATTCCGAGGATCCCCCGCCGTGCTGCGGCTGATTGCGTTGTGCCTGCTACTGGCCAACCTGGGGTACTTTGCCTGGGCAGGTGGATGGCTACGCGCCTATGGCTTGGCGCAAGATACCCAGCGTGAACCCCAGCGCATGCAACGGCAAATCCACCCGGAGCGGCTGACGCTGCTGCGTGGGAACGAGGCACTGTCACCGCCGCATCTCCCCGCATCCGCACCCAGTGCGCCAGCCATGTCGGATGCATCGGCGCCGTCCATCGTCTGCTTGCAGTCTGGCTGGCTTGACGTGCCCCGCGCACAGACCTTGCGGAAGATCCTCGCTGAAGCACTGCCTCAGGGGGGCTGGGCCTTGGAACCGGAATCCCTGCCCGAACGCTGGATGGTGTACATGGGCAAATTTGTCAACGCTGCGGAGCTGGCCCAAAAACGCACGCAACTCGACAAACTCGGCCTCCCCTACGACGTGCCACGCAACGCTCTGGCTCCGGGCCTTTCGCTGGGCGTGTTCAGCACGAAAGCCCAGGCGCAGGTGGCCCTGGCAGCGATCATTCCGCGCGGAGTGCGCACGGCCAGGGTGATCCAGGAACGGCCCGCCACGCCAGGGTTCCGGTTGCGCGTGCAGGGCGACCCTACCTTGCTCGACGCCGTACGCGCTGAATTTCCCAAGGGCTTGTCTCCCTGCTGAACCGTTCAATCAGACTTGCTCATTCCTGCCTAAACATGAATGAAGCTAACTTCCTGCTTCATCGAGGACGGTTTCACCCGGCGCTTGCGCGTCGGGCCAGCGCCTTCCTCTCCA contains:
- a CDS encoding DNA topoisomerase III, with amino-acid sequence MKTLVIAEKPSVAQDIVRALTPESGKFEKHDEYYENARYVVSSAVGHLLEIHAPEEYDVKRGKWSFAHLPVIPPYFDLKPVEKTKTRLSALVKLARRKDVTNLINACDAGREGELIFRLIEQYAAGSKPLGKPVSRLWLQSMTPQAIRDGFHALRTDEQMRPLADAARCRSEADWLVGINGTRAMTAFNSRDGGFFLTTVGRVQTPTLSVVVEREEKIRAFVSRDYWEVQAQFAVEAGVYPGKWFDPAWKKPAAAPATANAAAATAATSATADTDPELRADRLWNEADARAIASAVQGKPATVREETRPATQSSPLLFDLTSLQREANAKFGFSARTTLSLAQSLYERHKALTYPRTDSHALPQDYLPVVQQTCAMLAQSAMPHLAVHAQTAIDQGYLRMQKRVFDDAKVSDHFAIIPTLQAPTSLSEAEQKLYDLVARRFLAVFFPPAQYQLTTRISVVACPQAEHHFKSEGKVLLQPGWLAIYGKEAATEVRDEKTQSLVVVRPGESASTVEAQAKGLSTRPPARYTEATLLGAMEGAGKFIDDEGLREAMREKGLGTPATRASIIEGLLQEGYMVRDGRELVPTAKAFQLMTLLRGLGVEELSRPELTGEWEYKLNQMEQGKLSRDRFMADIADMTQRLVQKAKSYDGNTVPGNFATLRTPCPQCGGVVKENYRRYACVGPDGQGEGCGFSFGKMPAGRVFEAEEVERFLHDRRIGPLEGFRSKAGLPFAAEMVLRYDDEARNYRLEFDFGTSSATLGPVDFSGQEPLGACPRCRSGVFEHGKEYVCEKAVPSQEQVGQACTFRSGKTILQQAVEPVQMRKLLAGGRTDVLQRFVSARTRRPFQAALVWDAQQDKVTFEFTVPKKGVASSRARTAAAAKATGATGATAATVATRATKTTRTTKATQATQATKVTKGAKATPATRTASATQPAAKARAPRSAPSAAGSTPSAELAAVIGAEPVVRTQVIKKLWDYIKAQQLQDPADRRTIRADDKLQAVFGKPQVHMFEIAGLVGQHLR
- a CDS encoding biotin--[acetyl-CoA-carboxylase] ligase is translated as MHSTSAAPWSSPAVAESLRPLIPGFAVEVVSEVDSTNSELMRRARAGNTQPTVLIACHQTQGKGRHGRRWYGSTQPACDQGPGSLTFSVGVALAPPTWLGFSLAAGWSVAQSLHPGILLKWPNDLWWARRKLAGILVETADLHPQRPARFVVVGVGINVMAPSADVPLDAASLDEFLPGVGALDTLLRTVPALIDTLYAFERDAFAPFRDHYQSRDALANAAVTLEDGTTGVALGVDADGALQVRTERGMLRMTSEEVRVHPPANSEDPPPCCG